The Sulfolobus islandicus Y.N.15.51 sequence ATCAATTGTCAATGGAGAAGTTTCTCATGCACAGATAAATAACATGGATGTGAATGGAAATGAGGTATTCGCATATTTGCTTAAGGCTAGCGGAAATGTAGAATTAATCGCGTATGAGATTTCTTTAGATGATTTAATATTTAAGAACTTAAAAAAGAGACTGGAAGAAGTAAAAGCTAGATCATGATGTTTTTTGTGTAATTCTACAAGATGCTGAGCTACTTATTAATCTAGGTGCAATCTGTTCTGTGATTAAATATACCTCATAATCCCTTTCTTTGGACAAGTATTCAACGTTAGCTTCAGAGAAAACTAAAATGTCAAATCCCTGCTTACTAATTATGTAAATTTCATCATTATTGACAATGTCCGTAGGTATTACATTTCCTATCTCCTTTATCATTTCAATTTCGTAGGTCCCAGTTCTATCAACTACCCTAAATGTTTTAGAATAGTTTGAGCTAGATATCAATACGTAAATATCTTTCCCGAATCCCTCTTTAGCTAAATTCTCATACGCTTTTAGAACATCGAGTAGAATATTTCCAGAAATATTCCAATCAGATGCGGTTATTTGCGAGCCCATTTTTAGAGGGGATAACAGATGATTCTTTAGCAATAGTTGATTCTCTGTCTTAGCAAAAGATTTACCAGCCACTATAGCTGTCCTTCTTGAATCGTTCTTCTGACCCGAATAAAATTTAACTTGAGAACTAATTAATGGAACTTCATATAGTGTCACACTTTTGCTTTGAACCGTATCACCCGAATCTTCTTTTACTTCTGAAAAAGGTACAGTAGTAGATTCATATTTTATCATATTTCCTATATTTCTTACTACTCTATTTGACATAATTCCCTCAATTATCCAGCTCACTATAGGGTCTTTACGACTCTCGCTAGGTGTGGGCTGAATTAAAGGAAAATCCTTACTTTCTCCAATTAGTTTGGAGGCTTCTTCCCATCCCTTTTTAAAATAACTGAAATCCTCTGGAGAAAGTTGGTATAGCAATCTTAGGAATTCCCCAAAATGAGTCATCTCCTCCCTAGTTATATCCTCATGTACTTTTCTTAACTTCTCGTCATCTATATATTTATTTTGTTGTAAATAAAAGTTTATAGCATCGATCTCAGCAGCTATCGCATTTCTTATAGCTCTGACAGCTTCCTCTTTGTCAAATTTTTCTTTTCTAGTTAAAGTAGAGGGGTCATTAGAGAACAAAGACTTAACACCCCTATATTTTATAATATTATATATAAAAATTATGATGTCTCCTTAAGTTTTCTCTTATCATATGCTTTGTTGATCTCTTCAATTTATTTCATAAGCATGATATGATGCACTGAGAATTTTTCAGTAATTAATATTTATTTCAACGTTATTCGCAAGCTCACACCCTAATACCCGGAGCTCTACCAACTAAAGAATTAGCCAAGTGGACCATCCATGCATAAGCCCAGAACTTGAGCTTAGCCTCAACCACTTGCCCTAAAAAACTCCTACGGGGCAATCCACGCAAAACAAGAGAACGAATAAAACCAAGTATTACAAGAGAAAAGGAAATAAACAAGTAAGGAGAAAAACAACATAAGCTCATAGAAAACATGGGGATAAAACCCCATCTACAAGGCTAGCTGTGAAGCCCCTAGAACGATCTAACAAGAGGGGATAAAAACCCCCGAGTAGGAGGTTGTAACAAAATACTCTAGGGGCTGAAACACTTAACACTATGCAAAGAAAACAAGGTATTATGAGAACAAAAAATATCTCGAGAAACGCGTAATACACAAGCATGGAATTAAAAGTTACAAACAAGGCCTTCGCAATTGATATTTCACAAAGCAAACTAACAGCAGCAAAGGGAGAACTAGTAGTAGAACAAGAAAAATCAGCAGTATACGTCAAGGAGGTAAAGGAATTCAACCACGACAACGAGGGAATAGAGGAACTAATTAAATTCCTAGGAGAATATAAGGAAGGAATAATAGAGGCAACTGGAATATATTACTTCTACCTACACGAAAAACTAACGGAAAAAGGATACAAGGTAACAGTAATAAACCCACTACACCTAACAGAAATACTAGGGAAAAAGACAGACAAACTCGACGCACAAAGGTTACTAGTAGCACACATGACCGGAGTAATCAAGGGATCATACATACCAACAGGAGAAATAATGGAGCTAAGAGAACTAACGAGATATAGGGAAAGCTTAGTAGAGAAGACAACACAAGTAAAGAACGAGATAAGGAAAATATTAGAATTCGCGGGATATAAAATACAACCATTCGACAAGAAGGGAAGAAAACTACTTGAAAAGCTAGTAAAGGGGGAGGGACTAAGCAAGGAAGAGAAGGAGGAACTAAAAGAAAAACTAGGGAGAAACTTAAACGACGCGGAAAAACTAGCGTTAAAACAATTAGTTGAACTGTTAAAAAACTTGGAGAAAATGATTAAGGAGGTTGAGGATATGATAATTTCCAAGATTCCAAAACCAGTAATTGAGTTGAGTAAGATCCCCGGAATTGGTTTGATTAGTGCTGCAACTATTTACGCTGAGTTCGGTGATGTTTCCCGTTTTTCCAGTTCTAAGGCTGCTAGGGCTTATGCAAGCTTTGCACCCAAAACTAAGCAGAGTGGTGATAGCGAGTCTCACTCCGGTATGATTAGGGGTAATAAGTATTTGCGTAGAGCTCTCTACTTGGTTGCCAAGGTTGCTAGGGGTCTTGAGCCTTTTAAAGGGTATTATGAGAGGCTTATTGCTAGGGGGAAGAGTGTTACTCAAGCTACTTGTGCTCTTGCCGGAAAGCTTGCAAGCATTTGTTATCATGTTATAAAGGACGGTGTTTACAAGGGAGTTGTCAAGAAGAGTTTTAGGATTCCTAG is a genomic window containing:
- a CDS encoding encapsulin, yielding MFSNDPSTLTRKEKFDKEEAVRAIRNAIAAEIDAINFYLQQNKYIDDEKLRKVHEDITREEMTHFGEFLRLLYQLSPEDFSYFKKGWEEASKLIGESKDFPLIQPTPSESRKDPIVSWIIEGIMSNRVVRNIGNMIKYESTTVPFSEVKEDSGDTVQSKSVTLYEVPLISSQVKFYSGQKNDSRRTAIVAGKSFAKTENQLLLKNHLLSPLKMGSQITASDWNISGNILLDVLKAYENLAKEGFGKDIYVLISSSNYSKTFRVVDRTGTYEIEMIKEIGNVIPTDIVNNDEIYIISKQGFDILVFSEANVEYLSKERDYEVYLITEQIAPRLISSSASCRITQKTS
- a CDS encoding IS110 family RNA-guided transposase, translating into MELKVTNKAFAIDISQSKLTAAKGELVVEQEKSAVYVKEVKEFNHDNEGIEELIKFLGEYKEGIIEATGIYYFYLHEKLTEKGYKVTVINPLHLTEILGKKTDKLDAQRLLVAHMTGVIKGSYIPTGEIMELRELTRYRESLVEKTTQVKNEIRKILEFAGYKIQPFDKKGRKLLEKLVKGEGLSKEEKEELKEKLGRNLNDAEKLALKQLVELLKNLEKMIKEVEDMIISKIPKPVIELSKIPGIGLISAATIYAEFGDVSRFSSSKAARAYASFAPKTKQSGDSESHSGMIRGNKYLRRALYLVAKVARGLEPFKGYYERLIARGKSVTQATCALAGKLASICYHVIKDGVYKGVVKKSFRIPRGKEVNVKDFDVGDALDSLSP